In Saccharothrix violaceirubra, the following are encoded in one genomic region:
- a CDS encoding 3-deoxy-7-phosphoheptulonate synthase codes for MRSIRPQDARIAGVEPLITPADLRAEIPASAAAITTARQAREDIRQVLSGEDDRLVVITGPCSAHDPASALDYAERLAALAADVADHAVVVMRVYVEKPRTRLGWKGLLTDPHLDGSDDVNSGLRLTRGLMTQIAGSGLPVACEFLDPSVPGYLADVVSWGCVGARTVQSQTHRQFASGLPMPIGFKNATSGDVLDAVDAIVAASRPHTFPSVTDDGRVGLVTTTGNPDGHVVLRGGSAGPNYGPIDVAKSLRLLGQAGLEQRLVIDASHGNSNKDHRRQPLVVGDLAGRIGRGEEGVAGVMLESFLVEGNQKLVLGRSEQLAYGQSVTDACVDWSGTVRLVERLAEAVATRRAAFHPQAALVG; via the coding sequence ATGCGTTCCATCAGGCCCCAAGACGCCCGCATCGCCGGAGTCGAGCCGTTGATCACGCCCGCCGACCTGCGCGCGGAGATCCCCGCGTCGGCCGCCGCGATCACCACCGCCCGACAGGCCCGCGAGGACATCCGCCAAGTGCTCTCCGGCGAGGACGACCGGCTCGTGGTGATCACCGGTCCGTGCTCCGCGCACGACCCGGCCTCCGCCCTCGACTACGCCGAGCGCCTGGCCGCGCTCGCCGCCGACGTGGCCGACCACGCGGTGGTGGTCATGCGCGTCTACGTGGAGAAGCCCCGCACCCGCCTGGGGTGGAAGGGCCTGCTCACCGACCCGCACCTGGACGGCTCCGACGACGTCAACAGCGGCCTGCGGCTCACCCGCGGCCTCATGACCCAGATCGCCGGCAGCGGCCTGCCCGTCGCCTGCGAGTTCCTCGACCCGAGCGTGCCGGGCTACCTGGCCGACGTCGTCTCGTGGGGTTGTGTCGGCGCGCGCACGGTGCAGAGCCAGACGCACCGCCAGTTCGCCAGCGGCCTGCCCATGCCGATCGGCTTCAAGAACGCCACCAGCGGCGACGTCCTCGACGCGGTCGACGCGATCGTGGCCGCGTCCCGCCCGCACACGTTCCCGTCGGTGACCGACGACGGTCGCGTCGGGCTCGTCACGACCACCGGCAATCCGGACGGCCACGTCGTCCTGCGCGGCGGCAGCGCCGGTCCCAACTACGGGCCGATCGACGTCGCCAAGAGCCTGCGCCTGCTCGGGCAGGCCGGTCTGGAGCAGCGCCTGGTGATCGACGCCAGCCACGGCAACAGCAACAAGGACCACCGTCGCCAGCCGCTCGTCGTCGGCGACCTCGCCGGGCGGATCGGCCGCGGCGAGGAGGGCGTCGCCGGGGTCATGCTGGAGAGCTTCCTGGTGGAGGGCAACCAGAAGCTCGTGCTCGGCCGGTCCGAGCAGCTCGCGTACGGGCAGAGCGTCACGGACGCCTGCGTCGACTGGTCGGGCACGGTCCGCCTGGTCGAGCGGCTGGCCGAGGCCGTCGCCACCCGTCGTGCCGCGTTCCACCCGCAGGCCGCGCTGGTCGGCTGA